The Hydrogenophaga sp. BPS33 genome window below encodes:
- a CDS encoding tripartite tricarboxylate transporter substrate binding protein translates to MLARRPILALALTLLAGAMPAFANTFPTQPVRFIVPFPPGGSADALTRMLAQRMQAAWGQAVVVENKPGGTVIGTDLVAKAAPDGHTIALVIPSLAVNPSIMAQLPYDTVKDLAGVTLISTLPIALFATPSLPVNNVAELVAYAKKNPKTLSYGSARLGSTSHLAGLMLNQLAGVDLVHVPYKGSAPAQQDLIGGRLTLLFDSFISQLPMVQAGRVKLVAPAGPRRLPGFPDAAPIGDTVKGFNVESYFGVIAPRATPPAVLAQIHQAIKKAMEDPAVSSWMATQGMVPAASTPAQFDAFIQADMKKWAAVVKSLGGKIA, encoded by the coding sequence ATGCTTGCCAGAAGACCCATCCTCGCGCTCGCCCTCACCTTGCTCGCAGGTGCGATGCCGGCCTTTGCCAACACGTTCCCGACACAGCCCGTGCGCTTCATCGTGCCGTTCCCGCCCGGCGGTTCCGCCGACGCGCTCACGCGCATGCTTGCCCAGCGGATGCAGGCCGCGTGGGGCCAGGCGGTGGTTGTCGAGAACAAACCCGGCGGCACGGTGATCGGGACCGACCTCGTCGCGAAGGCGGCGCCCGACGGGCATACGATCGCGCTCGTGATCCCATCGCTCGCGGTGAACCCGAGCATCATGGCGCAACTGCCGTATGACACGGTGAAGGATCTTGCCGGCGTGACGCTGATCAGCACGCTGCCGATCGCGCTCTTTGCCACACCCAGCCTGCCCGTGAACAACGTTGCGGAACTCGTCGCCTATGCGAAGAAGAACCCGAAGACGCTGAGCTACGGCTCGGCGAGACTCGGTTCGACGTCGCACCTCGCCGGCCTGATGCTGAACCAGCTGGCCGGCGTGGACCTGGTTCACGTGCCCTACAAGGGCAGCGCCCCCGCGCAGCAGGACCTGATCGGCGGCCGGCTCACGCTGCTCTTCGACTCGTTCATTTCCCAACTGCCGATGGTGCAAGCGGGCCGCGTGAAGCTGGTGGCGCCGGCCGGACCGCGGCGGCTCCCCGGTTTCCCCGACGCCGCCCCGATCGGGGACACGGTGAAGGGATTCAACGTGGAAAGCTACTTCGGGGTCATCGCGCCACGGGCAACGCCGCCCGCGGTGTTGGCCCAGATCCACCAGGCCATCAAGAAAGCGATGGAAGACCCCGCCGTGTCTTCCTGGATGGCGACCCAGGGCATGGTGCCGGCCGCATCCACGCCGGCGCAGTTCGACGCGTTCATCCAGGCCGACATGAAAAAGTGGGCGGCGGTCGTCAAGTCACTCGGCGGCAAGATCGCGTAA
- a CDS encoding tripartite tricarboxylate transporter substrate-binding protein — MKGFNVESYFGVIAPRATPPAVLAQIHQAIKKAMEDPAVSSWMATQGMVPAASTPAQFDAFIQADMKKWAAVVKSLGGKIA, encoded by the coding sequence GTGAAGGGATTCAACGTGGAAAGCTACTTCGGGGTCATCGCGCCACGGGCAACGCCGCCCGCGGTGTTGGCCCAGATCCACCAGGCCATCAAGAAAGCGATGGAAGACCCCGCCGTGTCTTCCTGGATGGCGACCCAGGGCATGGTGCCGGCCGCATCCACGCCGGCGCAGTTCGACGCGTTCATCCAGGCCGACATGAAAAAGTGGGCGGCGGTCGTCAAGTCACTCGGCGGCAAGATCGCGTAA
- a CDS encoding Rieske 2Fe-2S domain-containing protein has protein sequence MSNSESNETLTRMGPGAAMGRVFRQFWQPALLSEELPVADCPPVRVRLMGEDFVAFRDSSGKVGLLDAHCPHRLADLFFGRNEEGGLRCVYHGWKFSVAGEILDMPSEPQGSPMRCNPNLRAKAYPVREAGGIIWAYLGPQESMPALPDMEFMSLPPQNVHVSKCLMKCNYLQALEGSIDTAHLTFLHHSMAPMEKDVFAVGNLQEFGDADGAPRFFCEDTDFGMRISARRDGGNGNYYWRITQWLMPNYVLVPTAEGLVCRANLFIAIDDENCWWYRVRYHVGRPLGSDELAEYKTGNLDYARLIPGTYIPQGNRANDYLMDRDLQRRGSFTGIPSAQLQDLAVQESQGPIADRTKEHLGTSDTAIVKCRRRLLEVAKKFANDGTVPTAAKRGELYKHRAIAILLPMDITPEQAGSHPATVPDAR, from the coding sequence ATGTCGAATTCCGAGAGCAATGAGACCTTGACTCGGATGGGTCCAGGCGCTGCCATGGGACGGGTGTTCCGGCAGTTTTGGCAGCCCGCGCTGCTCTCCGAGGAATTGCCCGTAGCGGACTGTCCGCCGGTTCGCGTGCGGCTGATGGGGGAAGACTTTGTCGCCTTTCGCGACTCCAGCGGCAAAGTGGGGTTGCTCGACGCGCATTGCCCCCACCGACTCGCGGACCTGTTCTTCGGCCGCAACGAGGAGGGCGGTCTTCGTTGCGTCTATCACGGCTGGAAGTTCAGCGTGGCGGGTGAAATCCTCGACATGCCCAGCGAACCGCAAGGAAGCCCCATGCGCTGCAACCCGAATCTGCGTGCAAAGGCGTATCCCGTGCGGGAAGCGGGCGGCATCATCTGGGCGTATCTCGGCCCGCAAGAGTCCATGCCGGCTTTGCCCGACATGGAATTCATGAGCCTTCCTCCGCAGAACGTCCATGTTTCCAAGTGCCTGATGAAGTGCAACTATCTGCAGGCACTCGAGGGCAGTATCGACACGGCCCACCTGACCTTCCTGCACCATTCCATGGCCCCGATGGAGAAGGACGTCTTTGCCGTGGGCAATCTTCAGGAATTCGGGGATGCGGATGGGGCGCCGCGGTTCTTCTGCGAAGACACCGACTTCGGAATGCGAATCTCCGCACGAAGGGACGGGGGTAACGGCAACTACTACTGGCGCATCACCCAGTGGTTGATGCCCAACTACGTGTTGGTGCCCACAGCCGAGGGGCTGGTGTGCAGAGCCAATCTGTTCATTGCCATCGACGACGAAAACTGCTGGTGGTATCGCGTCCGCTATCACGTCGGACGTCCTCTTGGCAGTGACGAGCTGGCGGAATACAAGACTGGAAATCTGGATTACGCGAGATTGATCCCGGGCACCTACATTCCGCAGGGGAACCGCGCGAACGATTACCTGATGGATCGGGATCTGCAGAGACGCGGCTCATTCACCGGAATTCCGAGTGCCCAACTTCAGGACCTCGCCGTGCAGGAGAGCCAGGGGCCGATCGCAGACCGGACCAAGGAGCACTTGGGTACCTCGGACACCGCGATCGTGAAATGCCGCAGACGCCTCCTCGAGGTTGCGAAGAAGTTCGCAAATGACGGAACCGTCCCGACGGCGGCGAAGCGCGGCGAACTCTACAAGCACCGCGCCATTGCCATTCTGCTTCCGATGGATATCACACCTGAACAGGCGGGAAGCCATCCGGCAACAGTGCCCGATGCCCGATAG
- a CDS encoding UPF0280 family protein produces MGPVCGRLDQGRIHFQHGPIDLVIFALGESAVIEEAHAKAWARFGQILPELVAELPDLRQAIDPRVQCGMVGPVARRMWSACRPFARDFITPMAAVAGSVSDEIVDFYRTAGVRRAAINNGGDIALHLEAGERMRIAVVPDISDPHAAHDPGKRLHLNIDAANPVRGVATSGWPGRSFSLGIADSVTILALTAAQADAAATAVANAVNVDHPLVVRRPARELQPDSDLGDRLVTVAVPALPETVVHDALDAGEAKARELLDANLIAAAVLVCQGRVRMVGRSAFILQPP; encoded by the coding sequence GTGGGCCCTGTATGCGGCCGGCTCGATCAGGGCCGTATCCACTTCCAGCACGGTCCCATCGACCTGGTGATCTTCGCGCTGGGCGAGAGCGCCGTGATCGAAGAAGCCCACGCGAAGGCCTGGGCACGTTTCGGGCAGATCCTGCCGGAATTGGTCGCCGAACTTCCCGACCTTCGGCAAGCGATCGACCCGCGAGTCCAATGCGGGATGGTGGGCCCTGTCGCCCGGCGAATGTGGAGCGCTTGTCGTCCATTCGCGCGCGACTTCATCACGCCGATGGCGGCCGTGGCCGGATCCGTCTCGGATGAAATCGTGGATTTCTATCGGACTGCCGGTGTCAGGCGAGCCGCCATCAACAACGGAGGCGACATTGCCCTGCATCTTGAAGCGGGCGAACGAATGCGCATTGCGGTTGTGCCCGACATCTCTGATCCGCACGCGGCACACGATCCCGGAAAACGGCTCCACCTGAACATCGATGCCGCGAACCCAGTCCGTGGTGTTGCGACGAGTGGATGGCCGGGGCGGAGCTTCTCGCTCGGCATCGCGGACAGTGTGACCATCCTCGCATTGACGGCTGCGCAGGCGGACGCCGCCGCAACAGCGGTCGCCAACGCGGTCAACGTCGATCACCCGCTTGTCGTTCGCCGGCCTGCCCGGGAGTTGCAACCGGATTCGGACTTGGGCGACCGCCTCGTGACAGTGGCCGTACCGGCTCTCCCGGAAACCGTGGTGCACGACGCCCTGGACGCCGGGGAGGCCAAGGCTCGCGAGCTGCTCGACGCGAACTTGATCGCGGCCGCGGTGCTGGTGTGTCAGGGCCGGGTTCGAATGGTAGGTCGTAGTGCGTTCATCTTGCAGCCACCATGA
- a CDS encoding PDR/VanB family oxidoreductase: MKARVHSITYGADDVLIYDIRSADGQQLPPFEAGAHIDVTIPGGIVRSYSLANDPSDRHRYVVGVKREAQGRGGSASMHAHVQAGTLLDIAGPRNNFALEEDAAHSVFIAGGIGITPLWSMAQRLEALRKPWTMYMRGRSRKTTAFLDCLSSPRLGGRVHVSFSEDAGTPRLDIHSIVAKAPKGAHIYCCGPESMLECVESACVHLPKERLHLERFKAKEMQSRDGGYLVRLARSNQEIRIQKGCTILESLRQRGIPVQSSCQQGVCGACETAVLAGRPDHRDCVLSEEERTHGKSMLICCSGSLTEELVLDL, translated from the coding sequence ATGAAAGCCCGCGTGCATTCGATAACGTACGGCGCCGATGACGTGCTGATCTACGACATCCGCAGCGCCGATGGCCAACAGCTGCCGCCGTTCGAGGCGGGGGCGCATATTGACGTGACCATTCCCGGCGGCATCGTGCGCAGCTATTCGCTCGCCAACGATCCGTCGGATCGCCACAGGTACGTTGTCGGCGTCAAGCGTGAGGCCCAGGGTCGAGGCGGTTCGGCTTCGATGCATGCCCATGTCCAGGCCGGGACGCTGCTCGACATCGCCGGGCCGCGCAACAACTTTGCTCTCGAGGAGGATGCTGCCCATAGCGTCTTCATTGCCGGAGGAATTGGAATCACGCCGCTGTGGAGCATGGCTCAAAGGCTCGAGGCGTTGCGCAAGCCCTGGACCATGTACATGCGAGGCCGCAGCCGCAAGACGACGGCGTTCCTTGACTGCCTGTCGTCTCCCCGGTTGGGCGGGCGCGTCCATGTGAGCTTCAGCGAGGACGCCGGGACCCCGCGCCTGGACATCCACTCCATCGTCGCGAAGGCGCCGAAAGGGGCGCACATCTACTGCTGCGGACCGGAGTCAATGCTGGAGTGCGTCGAGAGCGCCTGCGTGCACCTCCCGAAGGAGCGCCTTCATCTGGAGCGCTTCAAGGCAAAGGAAATGCAGTCGCGCGACGGAGGCTACCTCGTCCGACTTGCCCGCAGCAATCAGGAGATCCGAATCCAGAAGGGATGCACGATTCTGGAATCGCTCCGGCAGCGGGGCATCCCGGTGCAGTCTTCCTGTCAGCAGGGGGTCTGCGGGGCATGTGAGACCGCGGTTCTCGCGGGCCGTCCAGACCATCGCGATTGCGTCCTCTCCGAGGAGGAGCGAACACACGGCAAGAGCATGTTGATCTGCTGCTCGGGCTCGTTGACCGAGGAGTTGGTGCTCGATCTTTAG
- a CDS encoding MarR family winged helix-turn-helix transcriptional regulator, which translates to MRTPNSVPLENRISYRCLSIATRITRFLAPRWKDEFGLTVIGWRVMAVIGRFEPISAKEVAARTSTDAFFVARAIEKLVEQGYVKKAVDMHDRRRLSLSLSTPGKKVHRHVEAMISQVEADLLAEVSAADAKTFFHVMSVLGDRAARLSAPDAASGEAA; encoded by the coding sequence ATGCGTACCCCGAACAGCGTCCCTCTCGAAAACAGGATTTCCTACCGTTGTCTTTCGATCGCCACGCGCATCACGCGCTTTCTTGCGCCGAGGTGGAAGGATGAGTTCGGCCTGACGGTGATCGGTTGGCGAGTCATGGCGGTCATCGGTCGATTCGAGCCGATCTCTGCCAAGGAAGTGGCCGCGAGGACGAGCACGGACGCCTTCTTCGTTGCCCGCGCAATCGAAAAGCTGGTCGAACAGGGCTATGTCAAGAAGGCAGTGGACATGCATGACAGGAGGCGCCTGAGCTTGAGCCTGTCCACGCCCGGCAAAAAGGTCCACCGGCACGTCGAGGCCATGATCAGTCAGGTGGAGGCCGACCTGCTTGCCGAAGTTTCGGCGGCGGATGCGAAGACTTTCTTCCACGTGATGTCGGTTCTCGGGGACCGCGCCGCACGACTGAGTGCTCCGGACGCTGCGTCCGGAGAAGCCGCCTGA
- a CDS encoding Bug family tripartite tricarboxylate transporter substrate binding protein, translating to MALFASAILCNAHAQTKEVWPSKPVRFVVPFTAGGSIDVLARLVGRHLETRLNQPIVVENRTGAGGTVGTDLVARAPADGYTLLFTAQGPLVLNPFLMKRLPYDATTFAPVTVVVEAPNVLVASRQLPVSSFEELRNFAKANPEKMTFATQGIGTTGHVTGELINQQAGTALTHVAYQGFPPALTDVLAGRVSLMIGDTINLVPRIVSGQLRPIAIASTRRSAVLPNVPTFAEAGYPAIVSGPWYAVVAPAGTPIEIRHKLADEIRQVLGLREVQDKLKELGVEARGLSPEEFDVYLKSEYKRWGGVIQKAGISLDK from the coding sequence GTGGCGTTGTTCGCCTCGGCCATCCTGTGCAACGCGCACGCCCAGACCAAGGAGGTGTGGCCGTCCAAGCCAGTCCGGTTCGTCGTTCCATTCACGGCGGGCGGTTCCATCGATGTGCTGGCACGCCTGGTGGGCAGACACCTCGAAACCCGTCTGAATCAACCGATCGTGGTGGAGAACCGCACGGGCGCCGGTGGAACGGTCGGTACTGATCTTGTGGCCAGGGCTCCGGCGGATGGGTACACGCTACTTTTCACCGCGCAAGGGCCGTTGGTGCTCAACCCCTTCCTGATGAAGCGCCTGCCGTACGACGCGACAACATTTGCGCCCGTGACGGTCGTGGTCGAGGCGCCGAACGTGCTCGTCGCGAGCAGGCAGCTGCCGGTTTCCAGCTTCGAGGAACTGCGCAACTTCGCCAAAGCCAATCCCGAAAAGATGACATTCGCGACTCAGGGCATCGGGACGACAGGCCATGTCACGGGCGAATTGATCAACCAGCAGGCCGGCACCGCGCTGACGCATGTCGCGTATCAGGGTTTTCCGCCGGCGCTCACCGATGTTCTCGCGGGGCGTGTCAGCCTGATGATAGGTGACACCATCAATCTTGTGCCGCGAATCGTTTCGGGGCAATTGCGCCCGATCGCTATCGCTTCCACCAGGCGCAGCGCCGTGCTGCCGAACGTTCCCACTTTCGCCGAGGCTGGCTATCCGGCGATCGTCTCGGGACCCTGGTACGCGGTCGTGGCCCCGGCAGGGACACCGATCGAGATCAGGCACAAGCTGGCCGACGAGATTCGCCAGGTGCTGGGGCTTCGCGAAGTGCAGGATAAGCTCAAGGAGCTGGGTGTCGAAGCCCGCGGCCTCTCGCCGGAGGAGTTCGATGTTTATCTGAAGTCGGAATACAAGAGATGGGGCGGGGTGATCCAGAAAGCCGGGATATCTCTTGACAAGTAG